One Purpureocillium takamizusanense chromosome 1, complete sequence genomic window carries:
- the COQ6 gene encoding Putative ubiquinone biosynthesis monooxygenase (EggNog:ENOG503NV68~COG:C~COG:H~BUSCO:EOG09261031), translating to MSATKSLWATPRFVCRSCCRSIRGNQLRRRFSTKTDDIYDVVCVGGGPAGLSLLTALRSSPVASRLRVALVEAQDLSKTADWSLPPTEYSNRCVSLTPASAQFLNTIGAWAHVRRDRVQAYQEMQVWDGLTDARIEFDWPPGSSGPGGNTIAYMVENLNLTSALLRRLDELGGVQVFDRSNVDSIELGEETEHLDLREWPIVHLSTGKRLAARLLIGADGANSPVRTFGGIESRGWDYNRHGVVATLQLEGDGWGGEYSKIAYQRFLPTGPIAMLPLPGNFSTLVWSTTPENAALLKKLPANEFVAMVNAAFRLSPVDLAYMHTQPSGQAEEYAWRMQHTSVDAEAVPQAVVGVQEGSVASFPLKMRHADTYIGERVALVGDAAHSVHPLAGQGLNQGQGDVQSLVKAIEYSVTHGQDLGTQLSLESYNSERYAANHVLLGVCDKLHKLYSVESGPLVPLRSIGLRAVNAMTPLKTYIMEQASWTGAKA from the exons ATGTCGGCTACCAAGAGCCTGTGGGCGACCCCGCGCTTCGTCTGCCGGAGCTGTTGCCGCTCCATTCGGGGAAACCAGCTTCGGCGCCGCTTCTCGACCAAGACTGACGACATTTACGATGTGGTGTgcgtcggaggcggcccggccggcctcaGCCTCCTTACCGCTCTTC GGTCCAGCCCTGTCGCTTCTCGCctccgcgtcgccctcgtcgaagcCCAGGACCTGTCCAAGACGGCAGACTGGTCCCTGCCCCCGACGGAGTACTCCAACCGCTGCGTCTCCctgacgccggcctcggcgcagTTCCTCAACACCATCGGCGCGTGGGCGCACGTGCGTCGCGACCGCGTGCAGGCGTACCAGGAGATGCAGGTGTGGGACGGCCTCACGGACGCGCGCATCGAGTTCGACTGGCCGCCCGGCTCGtccggccccggcggcaacaccATCGCGTACATGGTCGAGAACCTCAACCTCACGTCGGCCTTGCTGAGGCGGCTGGAtgagctgggcggcgtgcaAGTCTTTGACAGATCAAACGTGGACAGCatcgagctgggcgaggagacggaaCATCTTGATTTGAGGGAGTGGCCCATCGTCCACCTGTCCACCGGCAAGAGGCTCGCCGCTCGGCTGCTGAtcggcgcggacggggcCAACAGTCCCGTCAGGACCTTTGGCGGCATTGAGAGCCGCGGCTGGGACTACAaccgccatggcgtcgtgGCAACCctgcagctcgagggcgatggatggggcgGCGAGTACAGCAAGATTGCGTACCAGCGCTTCTTGCCGACCGGGCCGATCGCCATGCTCCCTCTCCCGGGCAACTTCTCTACACTTGTATGGTCCACCACGCCTGAGAACGCTGCTctgctcaagaagctccCCGCCAACGAGTTCGTCGCAATGGTCAATGCCGCATTCCGCCTCAGCCCCGTGGACTTGGCCTACATGCACACCCAGCCCTCGGGCCAGGCAGAAGAATATGCCTGGAGAATGCAGCACACGTcggtcgatgccgaggccgtaccgcaggccgtcgtcggggtccAGGAAggctccgtcgcctcctTCCCGCTCAAGATGCGCCACGCAGACACCTACAttggcgagcgcgtcgctctcgtcggcgacgcggcgcacTCCGTGCATCCGCTCGCGGGCCAGGGCCTGAACCAGGGTCAGGGCGACGTTCAGagcctcgtcaaggccatcgagtACTCGGTGACGCACGGACAGGACCTCGGCACGCAGCTGTCCCTCGAGAGCTACAACAGCGAGCGGTACGCCGCCAACCACGTTCTCCTCGGCGTATGTGACAAGCTACACAAGCTGTACTCGGTCGAGAGTGGTCCGCTGGTGCCGCTTAGGTCTATAGGTCTGAGGGCGGTCAACGCCATGACGCCGCTCAAGACGTACATCATGGAACAGGCCTCGTGGACGGGTGCCAAGGCCTAG
- the SRC1 gene encoding inner nuclear membrane protein enriched at telomere/subtelomere region, variant 2 (EggNog:ENOG503NUKS~TransMembrane:1 (o297-315i)~COG:S), with product MADADDYLQEGFDPRSVTVPRLRSILVTHNVDYPSTAKKPQLVQLVTDEVLPQVPRLRAQRARAKRSSYGIVNAGSAEDTNTWDDLPSSRPVSRRSMSPRKSSARVKLEEDDHEPSHLRSPRKRASRSVSRALSHTDDDAVSEVSRSTRRSRRTVTPQIKPESDEEEQEELDFGDDDTIVHHGDESVFTDDNPFQSGSSPPPVKTPTSRRRTAGDDVVKSDKSTRRRTDGVVDRRQSSRSFALEAPRLRPETPEPILEPGEEFTPDEQLELEEAASKGELPLIHRPSASKTGRQTSLTTPLFVLLLALLSAYGAWYRQEKIAVGYCGLGRPAKTLIPPEVPVPDALVPLIEPQCEKCPAHAFCYEDFSIRCEKDFILKPHPLALGGLVPLPPSCEPDGERARRVKAVADKAIEELRDRRAKFECGDLVDDAGKQEDSPAMAEEELKASVSRKRSKKLNSKEFDDLWKDAIGDIAEREEVSVETETTP from the coding sequence atggccgatgccgacgactaCCTCCAGGAGGGCTTCGACCCTCGCAGCGTGACGGTGCCGCGTTTACGCTCCATTCTCGTCACGCACAACGTCGACTACCCGTCCACAGCCAAGAAGCCGCAGCTCGTACAGCTCGTCACCGACGAGGTGCTGCCTCAGGTGCCGCGGTTGCGGGCGCAaagggccagggccaagcGTTCGAGCtacggcatcgtcaacgccgGTAGTGCCGAGGATACCAACACGTGGGACGAcctgccgtcctcgcggcccGTCTCCCGCCGGTCGATGTCTCCAAGAAAGAGCTCTGCCCGGGTCAAGCTGGAAGAGGATGACCACGAGCCATCCCACCTGAGGAGCCCGCGGAAGCGCGCCTCACGCTCCGTGAGCCGTGCACTGTCCCATACGGACGATGATGCTGTCTCCGAAGTATCCAGGTCaacgcgccgcagccgccgcacggTAACCCCTCAAATAAAGCCGGAGTCGGATGAAGAGGAGCAGGAAGAGCTGGactttggcgacgacgataccATCGTTCATCACGGGGACGAGAGCGTCTTCACCGACGACAATCCTTTCCAGAGCGGTAGCTCTCCACCGCCTGTGAAGACGCCAACCAGTCGGCGCAGGAcggctggtgatgatgttgtcAAGAGCGACAAGTCAACCCGTCGTCGAAcagatggcgtcgtcgaccgacgACAGAGCAGCCGGTCTTTTGCACTTGAGGCCCCGAGGCTGCGCCCCGAGACGCCGGAACCGATACTCGAGCCTGGCGAGGAATTCACGCCGGACGAACAGCTGGAACTGGAGGAAGCTGCCAGCAAGGGAGAGCTGCCTCTGATCCATCGGCCATCTGCCAGCAAGACTGGCCGCCAAACGAGTCTGACCACGCCTCTATTTGTTCTCCTCTTGGCGTTGCTGTCTGCGTACGGGGCCTGGTATCGCCAGGAGAAGATTGCCGTGGGCTACTGCGGTCTCGGCCGACCAGCGAAGACGCTCATACCTCCGGAAGTTCCGGTACCTGACGCTTTGGTGCCCCTCATCGAGCCTCAGTGCGAAAAGTGCCCGGCACATGCGTTTTGCTACGAGGACTTTTCCATCCGCTGTGAGAAGGATTTCATCCTGAAGCCGCatcccctcgccctcggcggcttGGTTCCGCTTCCCCCTTCTTGCGAGCCTGATGGagagcgagcgcgccgcgtcaaggccgtggccgacAAGGCTATCGAGGAGCTCCGGGATCGCCGCGCCAAGTTTGAGTGCGGCGACCTTGTTGATGACGCTGGCAAGCAGGAGGAttcgccggcgatggcggaaGAGGAACTCAAGGCGAGCGTTAGTAGGAAGCGCAGCAAGAAGCTCAACAGCAAAGAGTTTGACGATCTCTGGAAGGACGCCATCGGCGACATAGCCGAGAGAGAGGAAGTCTCCGTTGAGACCGAGACAACCCCGTAA
- a CDS encoding uncharacterized protein (EggNog:ENOG503P3PY~COG:S), which produces MAAAPAPAGTGNDRVVVRVGEKQFFTTKTTLAPARFFATLWALAEPAATTADGGGEECECYFVDGDAGLFEHVLCFLRTRRFPLFYSRQQGFDQGLYLALLQQARFYQVQALEAWIAEKRCLDAVWISSRAVSDTLYGDRQFLHMQEKLWASAEEAQVLSLKETGSASKQWRCPGNVWKHDGNRLACHRARCPGGLTGLSLADMRTWKVELRLTAVEIRDSVLDAGPDPPPADGPPPYDFTD; this is translated from the coding sequence atggccgccgcccccgcgccaGCAGGGACAGGCAacgaccgcgtcgtcgtgcgcgtCGGGGAGAAGCAGTTCTTCACGACCAAGACGAccctcgcgccggcgcgcttCTTCGCGACGCTCTGGGCGCTCGcggagcccgccgccaccaccgccgacggcggcggcgaggagtgCGAGTGCTActttgtcgacggcgacgcggggctCTTTGAGCACGTCCTCTGCTTCCTCCGCACGCGGCGCTTCCCGCTCTTCTACAGCCGGCAGCAAGGGTTCGACCAGGGGCTGTACCTCGCgctcctgcagcaggcgcggTTCTACCAGgtgcaggcgctcgaggcgtgGATCGCGGAGAAGCggtgcctcgacgccgtgtggatcagctcgcgcgccgtcAGCGACACGCTGTACGGCGACAGGCAGTTCCTGCACATGCAGGAGAAGCTCTGGGcgagcgccgaggaggcgcaggtGCTGTCGCTCAAGGAGACGGGCTCCGCGTCCAAGCAGTGGAGGTGCCCGGGCAACGTGTGGAAGCACGACGGCAACCGGCTGGCCTGCCACCGCGCGAGGTGTCCCGGGGGCCTGACGGGGCTCTCCCTGGCCGACATGCGGACGTGGAAGGTCGAGCTGCGGCTCACGGCCGTCGAGATTCGCGACAGCGTCTTGGACGCCGGGCcggaccccccccccgccgacggccctCCGCCGTACGACTTTACCGActaa
- a CDS encoding Acid phosphatase (COG:S~EggNog:ENOG503NVJR), translating to MSLTTAGVANFTWFTKKGITLSNYFAVTHPSQPNYMASIAGDYFGMQNDDFDRSPLNVSTVIDLLESKDISWAHYQEDMPYSGFEGMGFRNQKNGANDYVRKHNPAVMHDSVAHSEQRLSQIKNLSMIDTSRSMFHKDLKENKLPQWMFITPNMTSDGHDTDVTTAGAWCRKFLEPLLEDRNFMQNTLVLVTWDENESYATRNNILGILLGDAVPKHLVGTEDKNFYNHYSEIASVSANWDLPTLGRWDVGANVYDVVAAKTGDKLRKWSSEQELQGMYYNYSYAGFFNEKGGNSRFPAPNLKLDKSFHGRPILESVKKTWANSKAPTYYADTIEVPDGIHPPKGYEPE from the coding sequence ATGTCGCTGACAACTGCTGGTGTAGCCAACTTCACGTGGTTCACCAAGAAGGGCATCACGCTGTCCAACTACTTTGCCGTCACGCACCCGTCCCAGCCCAACTACATGGCGTCCATTGCCGGTGACTATTTTGGCATGCAGAATGATGACTTTGACCGCTCGCCCCTGAACGTGTCGACCGTCATTGACCTGCTCGAGAGCAAGGACATCTCCTGGGCACATTACCAGGAGGACATGCCCTACTCGGGATTCGAGGGCATGGGATTCCGCAACCAGAAGAATGGCGCCAACGACTATGTGCGCAAGCACAACCCCGCCGTGATGCACGACAGCGTCGCGCACTCGGAGCAGCGCCTGTCGCAGATCAAGAACCTGTCCATGATCGACACGTCGCGCTCCATGTTCCACAAGGACCTCAAGGAGAACAAGCTGCCCCAGTGGATGTTCATCACCCCCAATATGACCTCGGACGGCCACGACACCGATGTCACCACGGCCGGCGCCTGGTGCCGCAAGTTCCTGGAGCCCCTTCTCGAGGACCGGAACTTCATGCAAAACACGCTCGTGCTCGTCACTTGGGACGAGAACGAGAGCTACGCGACGCGCAACAACATCCTGGGTATCCTCCTGGGTGACGCCGTCCCCAagcacctcgtcggcaccgAGGACAAGAACTTTTACAACCACTACTCGGAGATTGCCTCCGTGTCCGCCAACTGGGACCTGCCCACGCTCGGCCGCTGGGACGTGGGCGCCAACGTCTACGACGTGGTCGccgccaagacgggcgacaAGCTGCGCAAATGGTCGTCGGAGCAGGAGCTCCAGGGCATGTACTACAACTACTCGTACGCCGGCTTCTTCAACGAGAAGGGCGGCAACAGCCGCTTCCCCGCCCCGAACCTGAAGCTCGACAAGAGCTTCCACGGCCGTCCCATTCTCGAGTCCGTCAAGAAGACCTGGGCAAACAGCAAGGCGCCGACCTACTACGCGGACACGATCGAGGTGCCCGACGGCATTCACCCTCCCAAGGGCTACGAGCCCGAGTAA
- the NdufS2 gene encoding ndufs2, NADH ubiquinone oxidoreductase 49 kd subunit (COG:C~EggNog:ENOG503NVGU), which produces MATIHRLAGRAAKRMCLRPATMAASLSARPFSTTCFRKYATPEPAGTRLIPVDENFANPDDPYGMTRSAPDAVKKSRENSVEDRKVRHYTVNFGPQHPAAHGVLRLILELNGEEIIRADPHVGLLHRGTEKLIEYKTYLQALPYFDRLDYVSMMTNEQCFSLAVEKLLNIEIPDRAKYIRTLFGEITRVLNHLMSVLSHAMDVGALTPFLWGFEEREKLMEFYERVSGARLHAAYVRPGGVHQDIPVGLLDDIYQWATQFGDRIDETEEMLTDNRIWVERLRGVGVVSAAEALNLSFTGVMLRGSGVPWDIRKSQPYDAYDKVEFDVPVGKNGDCYDRYLCRMEEFRQSLRIIHQCLNDMPAGPVRVEDYKISPPPRTAMKENMEALIHHFLLYTKGYAVPPGETYSVIEAPKGEMGVYVVSDGSERPYRCHIRAPGFAHLGGFDHVSKGHLLADAVAVIGTMDLVFGEVDR; this is translated from the exons atggccacgatTCACAGACTTGCCGGCCGAGCGGCCAAGCGGATGTGCCTGCGgcccgccaccatggccgcgagcCTCTCCGCCCGGCccttctcgacgacgtgcttCCGCAAGTACGCCACCCCCGAGCCCGCCGGCACGCGCCTcatccccgtcgacgagaacTTCGCCAACCCCGACGACCCCTATGGCATGACGCGCtccgcccccgacgccgtcaagaagTCGCGCGAGAACTCGGTCGAGGACCGCAAGGTCCGGCACTACACCGTCAACTTCGGCCCCCAGCATCCCGCTGCCCACGGCGTGTTGCGCCTTATTCTCGAGCTTAACGGCGAGGAGATTATTCGCGCCGATCCCCacgtcggcctgctgcacCGAGGCACCGAGAAGTTGATCGAGTACAAGACCTACCTCCAGGCACTGCCCTACTTTGACCGGCTCGACTACGTCTCCATGATGACCAACGAGCAGTGCTTCTCCCTTgccgtcgagaagctgctcaaCATCGAAATCCCCGACCGCGCCAAGTACATCCGTACCCTGTTTGGGGAGATTACCCGTGTCCTCAACCATCTCATGTCCGTCCTGTCCCACGCCAtggacgtcggcgccctgaCCCCCTTCCTGTGGGGTTTCGAGGAGCGTGAGAAGCTCATG GAGTTCTACGAGCGAGTATCCGGTGCCCGTCTGCACGCCGCCTACGTCCGTCCCGGCGGTGTCCACCAGGACATTcccgtcggcctcctcgacgacatctaCCAATGGGCTACGCAATTTGGCGACCGCATCGACGAGACGGAGGAGATGCTGACGGACAACCGTATCTGGGTTGAGCGTCTTCGGggtgtcggtgtcgtctctgccgccgaggctctGAACCTGTCCTTCACCGGCGTCATGCTTCGCGGCTCTGGTGTCCCCTGGGATATCCGCAAGAGCCAGCCGTACGACGCCTACGACAAGGTCGAGTTTGATGTCCCGGTAGGCAAGAACGGTGACTGCTACGACCGATACCTCTGCCGCATGGAGGAGTTCAGGCAATCTCTGCGCATCATTCACCAGTGCCTTAACGATATGCCTGCTGGCCCCGTGCGCGTCGAGGACTACAAGatctcccctcccccccgcaCTGCCATGAAAGAGAACATGGAGGCTCTCATTCACCACTTCCTGCTCTACACCAAGGGCTACGCCGTGCCCCCTGGCGAGACGTACTCCGTCATCGAGGCACCCAAGGGCGAGATGGGCGTCTACGTCGTTTCCGACGGCAGTGAGCGCCCGTACAGGTGTCATATCCGCGCTCCCGGCTTTGCTCACTTGGGTGGTTTCGACCACGTTTCCAAGGGCCACTTGCTGGCCGACGCTGTTGCTGTTATCGGAACGATGGACCTGGTGTTTG GTGAGGTTGATCGGTAG
- the SRC1 gene encoding inner nuclear membrane protein enriched at telomere/subtelomere region (EggNog:ENOG503NUKS~TransMembrane:1 (o297-315i)~COG:S): MADADDYLQEGFDPRSVTVPRLRSILVTHNVDYPSTAKKPQLVQLVTDEVLPQVPRLRAQRARAKRSSYGIVNAGSAEDTNTWDDLPSSRPVSRRSMSPRKSSARVKLEEDDHEPSHLRSPRKRASRSVSRALSHTDDDAVSEVSRSTRRSRRTVTPQIKPESDEEEQEELDFGDDDTIVHHGDESVFTDDNPFQSGSSPPPVKTPTSRRRTAGDDVVKSDKSTRRRTDGVVDRRQSSRSFALEAPRLRPETPEPILEPGEEFTPDEQLELEEAASKGELPLIHRPSASKTGRQTSLTTPLFVLLLALLSAYGAWYRQEKIAVGYCGLGRPAKTLIPPEVPVPDALVPLIEPQCEKCPAHAFCYEDFSIRCEKDFILKPHPLALGGLVPLPPSCEPDGERARRVKAVADKAIEELRDRRAKFECGDLVDDAGKQEDSPAMAEEELKASVSRKRSKKLNSKEFDDLWKDAIGDIAEREEVSVETETTPSVIDPTDRPVPPIFQTAATRPPLSLAFRSPVRSSAPSGSGWHDIDSQLDF; the protein is encoded by the exons atggccgatgccgacgactaCCTCCAGGAGGGCTTCGACCCTCGCAGCGTGACGGTGCCGCGTTTACGCTCCATTCTCGTCACGCACAACGTCGACTACCCGTCCACAGCCAAGAAGCCGCAGCTCGTACAGCTCGTCACCGACGAGGTGCTGCCTCAGGTGCCGCGGTTGCGGGCGCAaagggccagggccaagcGTTCGAGCtacggcatcgtcaacgccgGTAGTGCCGAGGATACCAACACGTGGGACGAcctgccgtcctcgcggcccGTCTCCCGCCGGTCGATGTCTCCAAGAAAGAGCTCTGCCCGGGTCAAGCTGGAAGAGGATGACCACGAGCCATCCCACCTGAGGAGCCCGCGGAAGCGCGCCTCACGCTCCGTGAGCCGTGCACTGTCCCATACGGACGATGATGCTGTCTCCGAAGTATCCAGGTCaacgcgccgcagccgccgcacggTAACCCCTCAAATAAAGCCGGAGTCGGATGAAGAGGAGCAGGAAGAGCTGGactttggcgacgacgataccATCGTTCATCACGGGGACGAGAGCGTCTTCACCGACGACAATCCTTTCCAGAGCGGTAGCTCTCCACCGCCTGTGAAGACGCCAACCAGTCGGCGCAGGAcggctggtgatgatgttgtcAAGAGCGACAAGTCAACCCGTCGTCGAAcagatggcgtcgtcgaccgacgACAGAGCAGCCGGTCTTTTGCACTTGAGGCCCCGAGGCTGCGCCCCGAGACGCCGGAACCGATACTCGAGCCTGGCGAGGAATTCACGCCGGACGAACAGCTGGAACTGGAGGAAGCTGCCAGCAAGGGAGAGCTGCCTCTGATCCATCGGCCATCTGCCAGCAAGACTGGCCGCCAAACGAGTCTGACCACGCCTCTATTTGTTCTCCTCTTGGCGTTGCTGTCTGCGTACGGGGCCTGGTATCGCCAGGAGAAGATTGCCGTGGGCTACTGCGGTCTCGGCCGACCAGCGAAGACGCTCATACCTCCGGAAGTTCCGGTACCTGACGCTTTGGTGCCCCTCATCGAGCCTCAGTGCGAAAAGTGCCCGGCACATGCGTTTTGCTACGAGGACTTTTCCATCCGCTGTGAGAAGGATTTCATCCTGAAGCCGCatcccctcgccctcggcggcttGGTTCCGCTTCCCCCTTCTTGCGAGCCTGATGGagagcgagcgcgccgcgtcaaggccgtggccgacAAGGCTATCGAGGAGCTCCGGGATCGCCGCGCCAAGTTTGAGTGCGGCGACCTTGTTGATGACGCTGGCAAGCAGGAGGAttcgccggcgatggcggaaGAGGAACTCAAGGCGAGCGTTAGTAGGAAGCGCAGCAAGAAGCTCAACAGCAAAGAGTTTGACGATCTCTGGAAGGACGCCATCGGCGACATAGCCGAGAGAGAGGAAGTCTCCGTTGAGACCGAGACAACCCC ATCCGTCATTGACCCCACAGACCGTCCAGTTCCCCCCATCTTCCAAACCGCCGCTACTCGTCCTcctctctcgctcgccttCCGTTCGCCTGTGCGGTCAAGCGCTCCGTCAGGCTCGGGCTGGCACGATATCGACTCCCAATTGGACTTTTGA
- a CDS encoding uncharacterized protein (TransMembrane:3 (i191-217o223-242i263-283o)~EggNog:ENOG503NWJG~COG:S) codes for MAKSRSPYLTRFLSDFTLGFSDGLSVPFALTAGLSSLGRADTVISAGLAELCAGSISMGIGGYLAALDELPSASSNHGGERVHSDVAGDEEELRGMLHEGAAGSTSMASDGDSTRESLDEKGIGAEVRDEDLVRQHLEPLALSDSIMRDMLEAVTRTPHDLARAAARLRQQRRQVSIHDPLPPSEPPQLPVWPVASGLSISLGYVIGGIIPLFPYFFAATVGLALRWSIGLCLVALMAFGSGKSWVLRGEDRSWRRCLLEGSQMLVLGGLAAGAAVLCVNLVGSSEEPSS; via the coding sequence atggccaagTCAAGAAGCCCGTACCTCACCCGCTTCCTGTCCGACTTCACCCTCGGCTTCTCCGATGGACTCTCCGTCCCCTTCGCCCTCACGGCCGGGCTGAGCTCCCTGGGACGTGCCGACACCGTCATCTCCGCGGGCCTCGCAGAGCTCTGTGCCGGGAGCATCAGCATGGGCATTGGTGGCTACCTGGCTGCCCTTGATGAGCTCccatcggcgtcgagcaaTCACGGTGGTGAACGCGTGCATAGCGACGTtgcaggcgacgaggaggaactGAGAGGCATGCTCCATGAGGGAGCTGCGGGCTCTACGAGCATGGCGAGCGATGGCGATAGCACGCGCGAGAGCCTGGACGAGAAGGGGATAGGCGCTGAGGTGCGAGACGAGGACCTGGTGCGCCAGCACCTCGAGCCCTTGGCGCTCTCAGACTCCATCATGCGGGACATGCTGGAGGCTGTGACAAGGACCCCCCACGACCTcgctcgtgccgccgcacgtcttcgacaacaacgacgccAAGTCTCGATCCACGACCCTTTGCCGCCATCAGAACCGCCGCAGCTACCCGTCTGGCCCGTCGCCTCTGGACTTTCCATATCGCTGGGATATgtcatcggcggcatcatACCTCTCTTCCCCTACTTCTTCGCCGCGACGGTGGGGCTGGCCCTCCGCTGGAGCATCGGGCTATGCCTCgtggccttgatggccttTGGGTCCGGCAAGAGCTGGGTCCTGCGAGGGGAGGACCGGAGCTGGCGAAGGTGCCTGCTGGAAGGGTCTCAGATGTTGGTGTTGGGCGGTCTGGCCGCTGGTGCGGCCGTCTTGTGCGTCAATCTGGTCGGTAGTTCTGAAGAGCCTTCGAGCTGA
- a CDS encoding uncharacterized protein (COG:H~EggNog:ENOG503P5F2): MAPAPPHRILQSPNPPGAEPGAVLFETERLIVRRYLASDAPALAAAANHVEVSDFMSDRFPSPYTADAALAFFARHDEAQDLTHPTHAAVLVKPNTADNPSSEPRLIGGLGADVLDDILYRTWSLGYFLAPSAWGRGYATEAVAAFTRWLFATWPRLNRIEGEAYAHNVASQRVLEKSGLRREGVRRGAAEKQGVLVDLVMFGIVRGDLVETPPPAG, translated from the coding sequence AtggctcccgcgccgccgcatcgtaTACTACAGTCTCCCAACCCGCCGGGCGCGGAGCCGGGCGCCGTCCTCTTCGAGACGGAGCGGCTCATCGTGCGCCGCTACctcgccagcgacgcgcccgccctcgccgcggcggccaaccACGTCGAGGTGTCCGACTTCATGAGCGACCGCTTCCCGTCTCCGTACacggcggacgcggcgctcgccttcttcgcgcggcacgacgaggcgcaggatCTCACGCACCCGacccacgccgccgtcctcgtcaagcCCAACACGGCGGACAACCCGTCGTCGGAGCCGCGCCTGatcggcgggctcggcgccgacgtcttGGACGACATCCTCTACCGCACGTGGAGCCTGGGCTACTTCctcgcgccgtcggcctgggGCAGGGGGTACGCGAccgaggccgtggccgccttcACGCGCTGGCTCTTCGCGACCTGGCCGCGGCTCAACAGGATAGAGGGCGAGGCGTACGCCCACAacgtcgccagccagcgcgtGCTGGAGAAGAGCGGTCTCCGGAGGGAGGGCGtcaggcgcggcgcggccgagaaGCAGGGCGTGCTGGTGGACTTGGTCATGTTTGGCATCGTGCGAGGAGATCTTGTTgaaacaccaccaccagcaggaTAG